From the Nitrospira sp. genome, the window TATGTGAAACGGGGAGGGCAGGTATGGACGCGTATTTTCCCCGATAAGCCGATCACCAAAAAGCCGGCGGAAACTCGAATGGGCAAGGGAAAGGGCAATCCTGAATACTGGGTTGCTGTCGTGAAACCCGGCAGGATTCTTTATGAGATGGACGGCGTCACTCAGGAAACAGCTCGAGAAGCTTTCCGGCTTGCATCACACAAATTACCCATTGCCACGAAGTTGGTCATTCGCGGAGAGTTTGGGTAGGTTTTCAAGGATCTGAAGAGGAGCAGGGGATATGGCGTTGGACGTCAAAGAGCTCCAGCAGTTAGGGGCAGGCGAACTTGTAGACAAAGAAAAACAGCTTGTGCAAGAGCTGTTCAATCTCCGTTTTCAGTTCGGCTCCGGGCGGCTCGAGAATCCCATGCAAATTCGGAAAACGAAGCGGGACATTGCGCGGGTGAAGACTGTTCTCCGGCAAGTGAAGGCTCGATCAGAGGGGGCTAAAAGGTAGGGGGCTCTATGGCTGAGGTGGCAAAGCGTCGGCATTGGTATGGCGACGTCGTCAGTAACAAGATGCAAAAGACGGTCGTCGTCGTGGTTTCGAGATCGGTCGTGCATCCGGTCTATAAGAAGGTTCTCAAGCGTGTGACCAGACTGAAGGTCCACGATGAAAGTGGCACGTGTAAAGTGGGAGATCGGGTCAAG encodes:
- the rpsQ gene encoding 30S ribosomal protein S17 is translated as MAEVAKRRHWYGDVVSNKMQKTVVVVVSRSVVHPVYKKVLKRVTRLKVHDESGTCKVGDRVKLVQTRPLSKQKNWRVVQVMEKGQPEK
- the rplP gene encoding 50S ribosomal protein L16, encoding MLAPKKVKFRKMQKGRMTGKAYRGGQITLGEFGLRALEPGWVTSRQIEAARIAITRYVKRGGQVWTRIFPDKPITKKPAETRMGKGKGNPEYWVAVVKPGRILYEMDGVTQETAREAFRLASHKLPIATKLVIRGEFG
- the rpmC gene encoding 50S ribosomal protein L29, giving the protein MDVKELQQLGAGELVDKEKQLVQELFNLRFQFGSGRLENPMQIRKTKRDIARVKTVLRQVKARSEGAKR